A stretch of DNA from Pectinophora gossypiella chromosome 23, ilPecGoss1.1, whole genome shotgun sequence:
tgccgtGGCTATGTAAGGAttacttactcacatcagtaagtagtaaccgggaccaacggcttaacgtgcctttcgaagcacggatcgtcttccTTATGAAAATCAGGGGATCACGATATAATCAGGGATTCCAACCCAGGACCTCCTGATcatgagccaaacgctcaaccactggaccacgtaggccgtatttcatcgcaaggtgaactaaatAGCCACACccaggtttctgttagaccaacgtgataggtggtgagccgtctcGCCGCAAGTCGTACCTTTTTTGGGGGTTAacatgatccgtacttcggagggcaccttAAGCAGCTCccgactactatttacttatactgTGCGggggccgccaaaggctcatgtagAATTCAGAGTAGTAAGACAATTGGTCGACTAATCGGCCGACTAGTCGGCTTTCTCAGGCAAGTACGTttgtacggccgggttccatccctatttggtggatatcccaactattcgcacaaagcgcttcgcatcgtccttcattatgcgcactgctaaggagtggaattctctgccgtcttctgtatttccgaatgcatataacccgggtgctttcaaggccagagtgaacaggcaccttctgggcgagcttcCTTTTGCTTTCGGGCAAATCTgaggtcaagagcaaacccatcaaaggtaaaaaagtacTAGTCCAAAACTGTAGTCGGCacaatatatatacagggtgttagtgacatcgtaccgaaaactttgagggatgattcaggtcatattctgagttgatatcaagtggaattttctgtcgcaaatgtcgtcggaatagaaaataattaaaaaaaaaaaaacaaaaatgtctatgagttttccgacaggaaattccacttaatatcaactcagaatcatggtgtgcaTAATCCccttcagttttcgttacggtgtcactaacacccatacctacttgtatggctacctatatgtactggtacggggtgtaagtgacatcgtaacgaatactgaggggttgcaaaagtgtagaattgaaaataatttaaaaaatcatgaattccgacggaaaattccacttaattttaactcaaaatcatggtctgaatcatccccctcagtattcgttacgatgtcactaacacccagtatatgtaTAAAGGTCGTGCATCTAggccattaaaaaaatatgaaaaaacaatttcaataaaaaagaacactttattttcatcataATAAATCTTCTAAATTAACCAACGAGTGTATAATATATAGCATTCGAAAGAACATTTGCATTATTGATGTGTAGACCCTAAAAGCGCCATAAGCGTAGTCACCCAAGCCTAATTCCACATTTTTGCCACCCAAAATCATCTGGAGTTCTATGATCAAAGCCTGAAAAAGTCATTAACAACAAACATTACATAAAGGATGATAtcgtaacataaataaatatttataatatcgtTATAAATAGTTATAAATATCGTAAATataatatcgtaacgaaaactgagggatgattcagaccatgattctgagttgatatcaaagaattttccgttgcaaaagtatggaactgaaaaaaaatcactaatatttccatgaattttcgacaggaaattccacttgatatcaactcagagtcatggtctgaatcatccccctgaataTACGTTATGgtgcatagagcaacacggaccttcgCGGACAGTTattgtgtcactaacactttatTTGAATGTTCGTATTTTGAATTCGGTAACTATGTAAGGTTTTTAATTTagaacttaattatttttatatttttaaatgaaagatTTAGCTATTAAAAAAATCTAGTTTGAATAGCATTCCTTCTCATgcagtatttatatttttacatttaaaaaaaacgtctCCTAAAGTAGGCTGAATTTCAGGGTCCGAAATTCTAGTTTCTAATGGTGACCAGACGTCATAGGAACTCGACAATAAAATGACGCAAGTTCCTCGAGCTTGGGCTTGTTAAATTAGTCTTGATGAGCACTCTGGCCCTAGGATAGGAAATCGactaaaaaaaatctgaataaAACTCTGAATTTGGGCTTGTCTGATTTGGCTTGATGAGCATTCTGGTCTTAGGTGGTTGATGGTTGACATTTAGGGTCTGATAATGACCAGATGGCAAATTGTACGGAACCCTTGGTTCGGGAGCCAGACTCGCACttgaccagttttttttttatgtctgcGTATATATGGGTGCGCGACGTTGCATACTATtccatacaaacatttataaaatgcgATTACTTCGGCGCATATAGGTGCGCGTTCACCTTTAtagacggcctccgtgatccagtggttgagcgttgtgctcacgatccggaggtcccgggttcgaatcccggtggggacaaatctcaaaaatcactttgtgatccctagtctggttaggacattacaggctgatcacctgattgtccaaaaagtaaaaagatccgtgcttcggaaggcacgttaagccgttggtcccggttattacttactgatgtaagtacgtagtcgttacatgagtcatgtcaggggcctatggcggcacagtaataaccctgactctagggttgatggggttggtaattcacctcacaatccacacgatagaagaagaccttaaTAGTGCCTACTTACTAGTTTGCTATTGTTAATACTTGAATTGTATATACTTACTACACTGGAGATAACAGATGAAATAATcgttaaaactatttttaaaatagttaATTTAATACCCAGTACGACAGATATTACCACACAGCCAAAACCGGCAAACATTACTGCTATACCCGCAACACAAACTATTAGTATGAATCTCGTAAAATCAAACtgtgaacaaataaaaaataattaaaaaactatcCCATCATTTCAGTACCTTATTTACCTAAATTCAAATTACATCAAATAGGTACAATATATTTCCGTAGtttttactctttattttatGTCTCATCGCCTGCCACATTGTCGGTCCTTTCCGGCTCTGTATACAGAGGGGGCAgactaatataatatactaatttaacagcctccgtggtctagtggttagagcgttaggctcacgatctggaggtccgggttcgattcccgatggggacattgtccaaatcactttgtgagacagtcctttttttggtaaggacttttcaagtttgaatcacctgattttccgaaaaagtaagatgattccgtgcttcggagggcacgttaagccaaaAATACAAGGCGTTTTGATTGCAACTACATTTAGAGGAGAAATATATaactaaaaaaacatacattttgttaACCTTGCGCATTTGTTTTCATATGCGTAAGtgttaaatagcaattttgctttttcgACGagttgctttaatgtggcctttttagccctcTAGTTCTATAGCTTAATTCAATACTCACTTTCGTACAAGCCAATCCAAGACATATAGCCACAATTATTAATGTAACAAAAACGGCTCCTAGGACGATTTCTGGGGCATACCTCCCCGTAATAAATGACGACATATAAGTAAAACATATGttctgaaaacaaaaaaagtataataaaaataaaataataaaatattttctaaaatttataaaaagatAGTTCTACTAAAACCCTATAACTTgttcctcgtagctagaactatcctttttcatgtcggaatccaattttatttatattataattatgaaagttcgccaccaaacttgacattttgatattcacccatttaccGTTTGGTATCATAATCGCGACCTATGTTGATATATGGAGACAGCAGTTTTTCAACGtcaatataatatgttattgcAATTGAAAGTCATTTGCCGTtagtaaactaatctcaaccTATGTCAAAGTTAGGGTTGCCATCTCTAAAATTTGGAAAACAGGACAAGACGCGTGAAACCCCCGGATTTTAGAGTCCGAAAGCCGGACATGTCAACAAGATCTTTTAAACatattcaatgtaataaaaacagttgaaaatgtcataaatcaccttttttattcattcattatttaaacaaaacagaatcatattacaatttattacaaattgtttatataaatcagcttttttaattcttgaaataagaaaacaaaatattttacacTTACCGCTATAACAAGCAATATATAGTTACACGGCACACTTCGAGAGCAGGAAGACAGACAAAATATGTATTCCAAAACTATAGTCATCAcactaaaatgaaaaataacaactttattacgATTGCGCCGCATActaggttcaatataaattatgaaattctgattactaaataaatacagagcTAAAACcaacgaaaaatatttaatttttaatttaaacttatttatgaattttaatcaagaaaaacgtaataataagtccgacattttaccacgtttttctatgacatcacagtgtgcttttcatatataaattccatagtaatttcgtgttttgacgtttagtaaaaagtaactgatttgactagttggaaactaacctattcttTAAAAAGGACCTTTTAAAATTGCagaataactaaatattattattaagtatattgattttaggcaaaaataaatatgtaaatcaTATTTGGTGGAActccgtggtgtctgcctatcccaacgggaaataggcgtgatgttatataTGTATTAAGTATAATTGTTCAAACGAAAGTGAAAAAATGGGAGTTTTCAAattagttaaatataaataaaagtaaccaAAAATTCACTCACCAACAAACAATGAAGGCAATTAAAAAAGGCAAGGTACGAAACGCCTTCTGTACTGCTTTCCTGTAAACAATGATTCtgattagtattttttattattatttgtttgtcatttccatatcttcTGATGGAATTCCGGACTTTTCGAAGGCGAGCGTGGGCCCAAGCCAAAGCGTAGAggcaatttactctaaatgtagTGTGACACCAATCGACGATTTTGCACGTATGCACTATGAGAGTGcaccttttttttacgtgacttatagGGACAAAttgggctctcacccggtacaaaaaagacaacaggcctgagggtgcccagttggccgcgaacctcggctcaaagcgtcgtctgaaaggaaaatctttgaaagaattaatcaaccctagtgggtcgatagcgataaccagATATAATCTAGCAATGCTCTGTGAAACTGTTTAAAAAGTTTGTCTGTAGCAGCATATCTAATAgtaatatgtacttacatcacatactagtgatgtgccgttttcttcttctctcgtacaggttgtgaggtggattaccaacctaatcaaccctgatgtcagggttattattgttttttttccggtagtaaaaaggcgtaaaacttatgtaaaaatacaaagagaaaaattcaaaaaaaaatctgactcgaatgggacttgaacccacagctttTATCAAGCCGAATCGAgagtgttaaccattacaccaccgggtcctcataTGTCAAAAGAGTTttgttacctaacctttagtcagataggatcagagtacaagaaagaacaatttggaaaagaaaagcagctagCGTCCTtcctattaaagagtttttacaaacttgagaaatatttttttctttatctatTTTGGTTGGCGATGAttgtgagtgagtggagtgTCTGAGGTTCCGTGAgatgatcaatcaatcaaaagaTTAATAATAGAAAGAATAATATTGAAGaaaaagataaagaaaaaaatatttcttgctTCATGTTTgcgagtaataaaataaatcagtcATAGTACATCAACAATGATAGTGTATAGGCTACGGTTACTTTCTGAATACTTACAGATTATACGTAGCAAAAGTAAATGCTGCGGTGACGACTAACATGCAGAACACTATAAGGAAGACTAGACGGACAAAATCGTTCCTGTTACCATTTTCATAGTGAAATTGCTCGCCCGTCGGCGGCGCTTTTTCAACTGAAATACAGTTACTAAAATAGAGTTACTGAAATAGAGTTACTGAATTAAAAGTTTCTGAAATAGAGTTACTGAAATAGAGTTACTGAAATAGATTTACTGAAATAGAGTTACTGAAATAGTTACTGAAATAGAGTTACACCAGAGTGTGCATCGTATTCCACCGAAAAACATAAAGAAATGAATAGTAGCATAAACATAAGCtgacaaaaatatattgaagTGAAAAgttactatgttaccaactgaataaagatatatttgaatccCCGAGGTCCAACTGTGGGCGATTTcctgctgatgatgatgacgatgatgaagcGTAGTACTATATAACTTCGGTGATAACAGTACGACCCTTATGGGACCACGGCACGTGTATAAACGTACTGTCCTTCAGTGTTAAGCATGGGTTTTgcataataaatagaaataaataaaaaaatacgcacAATATGCTACAATGTATCGCTTTTCGCCGCCAATTACAGCTTCCGGTTGTTTTTCTGTTAACATATTTATAATGTGTTCGCGCCTTAGTTTATCAGAAAGCTCCGCATCGCAAGttggattttcttttttttccttttcatcATTATTTTTGCCCTTCGCGTCACCCGGTTCGTCTTCTATTTGTATAACAAGCTCTTCAGTTTGCCCTTTCTGAATACACGTATCactcatttcataaaaaatataacaaaaaccttaaaaaattataaatgcaTACAAAAATCTGCGAATAATGTGGTGTTTTAATAAATCATTACACCGTTCAGTTGAACATCAAATTAGACAGcgtttatttttctaaattgatTATCTTGAAACGACTGATTGAAAACTGACATTCTTTTGCTGTAATGAGATCGGAACGAGTAGCCTCTTTTCACGAGTTTAAACTCTCTTTGAGCAACAtggagcaacacggacctccgtggACTTGTTAAGAAATTACTATAGCAACATTATGACCTCGTACTTTTTAACCCCAGGTAGACAACCAATATCgcggtcacgaattatctgaattctgaatcacattccaaaactaaaatgtgtcatagttatatatttatctatggggtaaaatacccacaaatgggcaacctGCCCATAGCTATCTGAATTtagggtaaaaaacccacgatgttagaatatggcgTGAAACCCGCGAATGGCCTTCgacccttacagccatccctgtccacctgaatgAATTGTTCATCTTGCCTGATAGAATCACCACAGCGATACTACCTACTGCATGTTTTACTACCTGTTTCACTATCTGTTTTCCGGTTTACTGTCTATTGTCCTATTTGGTAATAACATTTCTGCATCGGAGTCAGTAGGACATACTCGAGCACATACTCGCGTATAAAAATCATCGTCCCTAACGTTATCCCAGgatatcccatttttcacagggtccgcttatcaaACTTGTACATTTGACAAATCACTCGACGTTGTACattcgacagaaaattccacttgatatcaactcagaatcatggtctgaaccatccctcaaagttttcgttacgatatcactaacatcccgtatacccatttcacgtagcacatcagaacttgtcatttgcaagatgagacaggtataactttatttATCGCATGCGTGATGTACTGACTGGGTATCTGACCTCCCaccccgcgaagggtaaaccagcccggCACGGGTCACGTACCTCAGAAATGCATTGCAATGCTGAATCGATAAAAATACGAAttgaaacaaattaataaaaataaaaccacaaaatgttttcaacatttttttgtCCAACTTATAatctattactttatttttgtattttctgtttttcatCTCTCCAGCGCTGTACGCTACTGTATTCTACATCCAAGGCCTATTTGGTCTTCGCTTTCTGGTTCTGGTTTCTGCTTGTTCTTTTCTGACTTCTTGATAGCAACCATATCAGTGGCAGTTTCAATACTTGTTTGTTCAACGGAAAACTTCGTAATCTCAAACGCATACTTTTGAATCGAATGCGCAAAATGATCAAAAACCCACAAAATctatataaaacttaaaaattgtttaaaaaaccAACTCGGCTCCGTCGTCGACTCAATATTTAAGTGAcgtttttattttgtcatttttcgAAGGAGACATGACAGATGGTCACTGGCTGGGGAATATTGACATAGGGAAAAAGTAAGTCTATGAAAACTTCTTAAACCCTCATGTTGGCCGAACCCGTTGGCCAAGAATGTTTGCGCAGGTTTGCGCAAGTTTGCGTCAATCCAGCGCATTATATAACATGTTACTATAGACCCAGCGTGTGTCGGTTTGTCAAGCACATGCAAGAATTAAAGGGAATTTGGGGCAAGTTGCAAACAGCGTTCACACATAGGCGAGCGTTCAGTTAACATAACAGTGTCGCATGTTGAGTCCGACAACCGGTGGTTTTTCTTTAATGAATTTGTTCAGATAATtcagaagaagacctagaaaaaCGTACATTGAGCAAATTGGTGATGACCTTAGAAAATAATCACTAcaatctattctgaaccggcgtgtatgaaacgattgatgaacgtacaggaggcaagagaagtacgccttacccgattactctagccatagaggcagccaatcagctcgcgacaccaaacacttcaggacccctataccgaccccgccggacgccctgagccgaggtttgcgcccaactgggcaccctcaggtctgttgtcttaaacgctgtactgggtgagagcctccagcgctccccattcgtccggccaagtagttaatgccatctgcggcaaatctacaatatattACAAACTATTAtgtagtcactgtggttctaCTATAGGCATAGAATACTACGCATACGGTAATTctccaccccgcaccaattcgtgtcgggcgctgacctcactccctctgggtcttactttgatcttaaatggccgtaaggcaCTAAGGAGTCAGGGGGAGCACGTGCGGGttgtgtctcgctcacacttacctTCGTGTGAAGAGTCCGGGGTGTGTGATCTGCGACAGACTTTCAAGGAAATGGTCTAAGCTTTGAATTTTTCAAAGTGACTTTTATGAAGTTTAAAGATGTATCCAATGAATTTCGGAATTTCATTTTCATTGATCATCATCAACATGGTCAGCTGTTCAATTATCTGATAAATACAAACATATATATACTCAGGCGTATTTCCCACcgaagtaagcagagactattccATTTACTTTGATCctgacggtttttttttttgacatgacttattgtggatttgccgcagatggcattaactacttggccggacaaatggggagcgctgaaggctctcacccggtacagcgtttaagacaacaggcctgagggtgcccagttgggcgcgaacctcggctcagggcgtcgtctgagaggaaaaatatgttGTACCGTGGTACAACCACCCGTGGACCCGTGTGTCGGGAGGGGTTTTAAGGTGAATTTAGACCAAATGAACGAATGCTCATTCCataaaagagagagagacagaacaTTCAAAAAATCTCTGGTTTAATGTTCGTTTGGTCTAGGAAATGCAagtcataatcataatagtAAAAACCTCATGCAAATTCTTTCATTGTAATCAGCATTTCATTACTCCACAATGATGATTGCGCATAACAAAGAATAGCTAATCACAAAAAGCCCAAATGAAAAAGGGGGGACAAAAATGGCGGATATCAAAGGCTTTTTCAAAGAGATTCTTGTCagatatttgaaattaaatCATGGCGGACTATACGCggcctaaataataataacagcgGCTCTTATAAAGCGGGGCACGAGGATATAGAGAAATGTGGAATCGGAACATAGATGTGTTAATATGTCACTATAAAGTTTGaagtttgttgtttgtttgtttgaaattgctatttagcaataaggccgcctattgtacttatgtttttgtttGATTGAAATCATACGCGGGCCATAGGTATTTTGGTTGGGTACCACTGCTTCGTATAGAAATTTTAATAGCCCGTAAAATTACTTTGGGATCCTCAGTTTAGCTTGGTTACATGCTGATCGAAatttgaccgaaagtaagatgatccgtgcttcgaaaggcacgttaaaccgttggtcccggttactactcattgatgtaagtaggtaatcgttacatgagccaagtcaggggccactggcggctcaatgataaccctgaaatcagggttgatgaggttggtaattctcacaacccacacaatagaagattaATGTTTATGACGGCTAAAAAGTCACCGTTAAGATAAGATATAACAAATTAGataatggctccgattcctgcattttctgtcattttcttatccaccgaaaaggaagggtacggatgattgacagctgttaatttaaaaatgaatgtgtgaatgaatgaattacccaagcgaatcaaataggtatttcATTGGTAAGCAACCCATTTGAAGTGtgctattaaataaaattctgtcGTCTTATAGGCCAACTTAAAATTTTTAGAGagttattttagatttctgcctaaaattgatgaaTATATTTACAACAGGAAAATTTCTGTCACGAAAATAACTatttcttagttttaatttttaaacctgAAAGCAACATGTTAATCATATAcctacagagtgttagtgacatcgtaacgaaaactttgaggaatggttcagaccataattctgagttcatatcaagtggaaatggaattttccgacgtcgtaaaattgaccttcaacaagtttatccatattAATTACGttggcggcctccgtggtcgagcgttgtgctcacgatccgggggtcccgggttcgaatcccgttggagacaaatcacaaaaa
This window harbors:
- the LOC126377465 gene encoding uncharacterized protein LOC126377465: MVAIKKSEKNKQKPEPESEDQIGLGWQTEELVIQIEDEPGDAKGKNNDEKEKKENPTCDAELSDKLRREHIINMLTEKQPEAVIGGEKRYIVAYFEKAPPTGEQFHYENGNRNDFVRLVFLIVFCMLVVTAAFTFATYNLKAVQKAFRTLPFLIAFIVCCVMTIVLEYIFCLSSCSRSVPCNYILLVIARWQP